A genome region from Ficedula albicollis isolate OC2 chromosome 23, FicAlb1.5, whole genome shotgun sequence includes the following:
- the POU3F1 gene encoding POU domain, class 3, transcription factor 1: protein PRQPLLYAQPYAGLNGMLGPPAPALHHGLRDPLGAEEAGGHELAASPPPLGPPEPSDEDAPSSDDLEQFAKQFKQRRIKLGFTQADVGLALGTLYGNVFSQTTICRFEALQLSFKNMCKLKPLLNKWLEETDSSTGSPTNLDKIAAQGRKRKKRTSIEVGVKGALENHFLKCPKPSAHEITSLADSLQLEKEVVRVWFCNRRQKEKRMTPAGVPHPPMEDVYAQADTSPLHHALPGAVQ, encoded by the coding sequence ccccggcagccgcTGCTCTACGCGCAGCCCTACGCGGGCCTCAACGGGATGCTGGGCCCGCCGGCGCCAGCGCTGCACCACGGGCTGCGCGACCCGCTGGGCGCCGAGGAGGCGGGAGGCCACGAGCTGGCGGCGTCGCCGCCGCCGCTGGGGCCGCCCGAGCCGTCGGACGAGGACGCGCCCAGCTCCGACGACCTGGAGCAGTTCGCCAAGCAGTTCAAGCAGCGGCGGATCAAGCTGGGCTTCACGCAGGCCGATGTGGGGCTGGCGCTGGGCACCCTGTACGGGAACGTCTTCTCGCAGACCACCATCTGCCGGTTCGAGGCGCTGCAGCTGAGCTTCAAGAACATGTGCAAGCTGAAGCCGCTGCTCAACAAGTGGCTGGAAGAGACGGACTCCAGCACGGGCAGCCCCACCAACCTGGACAAGATCGCGGCGCAGGGCCGGAAGCGCAAGAAGCGGACGTCCATCGAGGTGGGCGTCAAGGGCGCCCTGGAGAATCACTTCCTCAAGTGCCCCAAGCCCTCGGCGCACGAGATCACCTCCCTGGCGgactccctgcagctggagaaggaggtggTGCGGGTCTGGTTCTGCAACCGGCGGCAGAAGGAGAAGCGGATGACGCCGGCCGGGGTCCCGCATCCCCCCATGGAGGACGTTTACGCACAGGCGGACACTTCGCCGCTGCACCATGCGCTGCCCGGCGCCGTGCAGTGA